Within the Chlorocebus sabaeus isolate Y175 chromosome 19, mChlSab1.0.hap1, whole genome shotgun sequence genome, the region TGGGCGCGGGGGCCGGCGAGGCGGCGCTGTCCCTACCCGGGCTGCTCTTCGGCGCCCCCGCGCTGCTGGGCCTGGCACTGGTCCTGGCGCTGGTCCTGGTGGGCCTGGCGAGCTGGAGGCGGCGCCAGCGGCGGCTTCGCGGCGCGTCCTTCGCAGAGGCCCCCGACGGAGACAAGGACAAGGACGGTGAGTTCCGTGTGTAGCGGAACCAGTCCGAGCGGGGCACAGGGGCTGGGGTGTCGGGACGGCCTAGGGGGTGAAGCATGGCCCCTGGGGGTAGAGAAGGGCTGTAAGGGGAAACGGAGACAGAGAGCGGGAACGAGTTTGCTCTGAGGAGCTCAGGCTGGGGACGGAGACATAGTCCTGCGCCTGAGACCCTGGTCGGAGCCAGGAACAGCTCTGCCCTGCCAGACCCCAGTGTGAGGAAGAGACAGTTCGCGGGAAGGGGGCCCGTCTGAAGGAGGAGCCTGTCCTGCCCTTTGGGAGTCTAACGGAGCTTGATTCCCCAATAAATCCCTGCAGGGTTTGCCAGACTGAGCCCCAGCTCCCCAACTCCCTGCCCTGCCAGGTCCCCACTGGTCAGGCCTCTGAACTCAGGGTCAGCCATGTGCCACCCCTCCCCACCGTGCAGTGGGCTTCATTTGACGGAGTACTGTCCCTCCAGAGGAGTCTtctaggggagggagggaaggctgtGACCCAGTACCGAGCCTCTATCCCCTCTGCCCTGCCCCAGAGCCCCTGGACAAGGTCATCATTCTGTCTCCGGGAATCTCTGATGCCGCAGCTCCTACCTGGCCTCCTCCTGGGGAAGACCCAGgaaccaccccacctggccacaGTGTCCCTGTGCCAGCCACAGAGCTGGGCTCCACTGAACTGGTGACCACCAAGACGGCTGGCCCTGAGCAACAATAACAGGGAGCCGACAGGAGGTGGCCCCTGCCCTCCCTCTGGACCCCCGCCAGGGGCTTCGAAATCAAATTTTGCTCTTCACTCCAGCACGTACATGCCCTCTTTCTGGGACCAGGCTAACCCTGCAGAAGCACAGACACTACAGACCACAGTGTTCAGCCCCCATGGAGTTTGGTGTGCTCACCTTTGGCTTCAGACCACACCATCTTTGACAGCCCTTGAAGGTGGTAGCCCAGCCCCTGTTCCTGTGCCTGCAAAAGGCTGGGGCACTATGAGTAAGAGACCGGTTTTAAAATGGGGAAGGCACCATTAAGCCAAAATGAATCTGAAAAAGGACCAAGTGGGAGGATGCCTAATTTGTAGCTGGgtggttttttgtgtttgtttgatttttttattttttgagacgagtcttgctctgtcgccaggctggagtgcagtggcatgatctcacctcactgaaacctccaactccttgattcaagcgattctcctgcctcaacctcctgaatagctgggattgcaggcatgcaccaccacagtcagctaatttttgtatttttagtagagacgggatttcaccacgttggccaggatggtctcgatttcctaacCTCGTGTTTCGCCCTCttcgtcttcccaaagtgctgggattacaggcatgagccaccgcacctggtcttgttttgttttgttttgtttgagacacggtcttgctgtatcacccaggctggagtgcaatgatgggTCCCCAGTACATTgcagcctgggctcaagcgatctttctgcttcagcctcctgagtagctgggactacaggtgctccaccttgcccagctaatctttttttttttttttttttttttttttgagacggagtcttgttctgtagcccaggctggggtgcagtggccggatctcagctcactgcaagctccgcctcccgggtttacgccattctcctgcctcagcctcccgagtagctgggactacaggcgcccgccacctcgcccggctagttttttgtattttttagtagagatggggtttcaccgtgttagccaggatggtctggaactcctgacctcgtgatccacccatctcggcctcccaaagtgctgggattacaggcttgagccaccgcgcccggctttttttttttttttttttttttaaagacaggtctggatatgttgcccaggccagtctcaaattcctggcctcaggcagtcctccccaaagggctgtgattataggcatgaggcactgggCCTGGCCGCTATTTCTTTAATACCTGCCCTCAGAGCCGTCCTGCTTTTAAACTGATGCAAATGGCGGCAGTGCATAATCAGTTCATGGGTTTGCTTGCTTTGGGATTTAGTAcaagattattttaagaaataacaaaggaaaaaagattgaactggattttgctgattgtCAGGTATCTGTACCCCAGGGTCAACCCCTGAGATTGGCCCAATCTGCCAGAACCTAAGATGCCATTTTGACCCCAGTGGTAGCTTCTAGAGCCACAAGCCTGCATTTGAGAGGAGATGCGCACCCTCCAAGGCTGGACTCCAAACTCAAGCTGAAGGGACATATTGGCAGGCAGCTCTCTCAGGGTCCACCTGAGGTTCCAGCTGCTCCAAGACACAGCACATTCAGCCATATACACGGAAGGGCTGGGACCTACAGGAGGCTCCTTTGTGTAGAGGCCAGGGCAGGCCTGTGACCTTGAACCAGGTGGTCATGAGGTTCCTTGaactcccttctctctctggctTGTTCCCCTGAAGCACTGGCCCCCCAGTGCTGGGTTCATTTGGCCATCCTGTGCCAGTCCCCTGGTCACCCACTGTCACAGTGGAAGCTGCTCCCTCCTCTTACAGCCCCAAGCTCTTCCTTGCTCTGGGGCCTGGGGGACAAGACCGTCTCTTTCCACTCCTGGATGACACTGTGCACTCCCAGTCAGCCACCTCCTGCCTGCCCTCTTGCACAGGGTCAGAACCTCCTGAGCTGGATTCCACCCTGGGCAGCTTCCTTGGAACTTGTTGCAGCTTAGCATCTTTGGAAGGGAGCACTGGACTAAGAGTCAAAAGGTGGAGTTCTAGGCACTGTCTTTCCACTCTTGGACCCTGGGCATGTTCTCTTCCATGCATCAGATGTTTTCTGCCTGCTTCCCCCTGAGCTGCCACCAGAGCTGCCTGTAGACCCCTGCTTCTCCTGCCCCTCCTATCCCTTGCCAGGCCTCTGGACTCAGTTCTTCCTGTCCCAAGGACCTGTTGTGTGCCCAACTCAGAAGACAGTGGCCACTTGCATCCAGGTCTCTGCCTGGCTACTTGCTCCGTGAACCCATCTCAGATGCCCCTGCCCCCAGGGAGCCAGGTGACAGGGTGAGGTCAAGTGACAAGCAGTAGGTATGGGAGAGGGTTGGTGGGGTCAGGCCCACATGGGCCCAGCCATCCACTCCCCTTCCATCTGGGGTTGGGGGAGTCTGAGCTGCTCCTGGCCACCCTATGTCCCACCCCATTTTCTCCTGgccaccccacctcccaccccatctTTTCCTGGCCACCCCATCTCCCATCCCATCTTCTCCTGGACATCCCATCTCCCACCCCATCTTTTCCTGGCCACCCCATCTCCCACCCCATCTTCTCCTGGATACCCCGTCTCCCACCCCATCTTCTCCTGGCCACCCCATCTCCCATCCCATCTTCTCCTGGACATCCCATCTCCCACCCCATCTTTTCCTGGCCACCCCATCTCCCACCCCATCTTCTCCTGGACATCCCATCTCCCACCCCATCTTCTCCTGGACACCCCGTCTCCCACCCCATCTTCTCCTGGACACCCCGTCTCCCACCCCATCTTTTCCTGGACACCCCGTCTCCCACCCCATCTTCTCCTGGACACCCTGTCTCCCACCCCATCTTCTCCTGGACACCCTGTCTCCCACCCCATCTTCTCTTGgcccccccacctcccaccccatctTCTCCTGGACAACCCCATCTGCCACCCCATCTTTTGCTACAGCTAGGGTTAGCTCAGCAGGTGAAAACCCCGAGGGTGGGTGAAACCCCTCTGGGGCCCAGACATGCAAACC harbors:
- the TNFRSF13C gene encoding tumor necrosis factor receptor superfamily member 13C, which gives rise to MKRGPRSLRGRDAPAPTPCVPAECFDLLVRHCVACGLLRTPRPKPAAPASSPAPRTALQPQESVGAGAGEAALSLPGLLFGAPALLGLALVLALVLVGLASWRRRQRRLRGASFAEAPDGDKDKDEPLDKVIILSPGISDAAAPTWPPPGEDPGTTPPGHSVPVPATELGSTELVTTKTAGPEQQ